A genomic region of Homalodisca vitripennis isolate AUS2020 chromosome 5, UT_GWSS_2.1, whole genome shotgun sequence contains the following coding sequences:
- the LOC124363605 gene encoding uncharacterized protein LOC124363605, whose amino-acid sequence MTMEDSGDLEMMATKLETTDVLVLNDSVASIKEELSSMNMTFDVLIEDLQKAIVKEKETLVAPSNKSLCEEGSCLDWNNYYRLADIYNYMDHLQMSYPDKVSVETVGFSAENRPIKLVKIQTDTNTTNAKAVWVDGGVHAREWISPAAATYILHELLTSLQANESTFSGLNYYILPVMNPDGYEYTHTNDRFWRKNRSTNNASDCIGTDLNRNWAYNWGGKESTSDPCSSNYRGAKAFSESETASVSSYMLNSTSQIMGYLSLHSYGQAITFPWAYTYHRPADFRELYNLAYNMTYNISGASYRYGTTAELFYVASGGSQDWAKATANITYSFTMELRDTGQFSFSLPATKILETSKDAFTAFTVLAQKIRVVDRLDNAVIVDCPLYNAHMEAVAVLLVGTLFSWLCVYLSMLSAADVQGNPMTWDRYYSLEDIEKYMEYLADKHDFISTVDIGQTHEGRSIKVLKLEWGSRKNASVLIVGGIHANEHIGPAATLFLLNHILESKINRTSQDFQDVNYYFIAVANPDGYKYSFETDRSWRKNREPILLKNNKTVYGVDLNRNWKTGWKRHKRPWQPDYSGPQPFSAAETKALANFIRKNITNLNTFVTIHNYGQYIIYPWTHVTAPIRDYKHIRKLAEKMAFAIKGQGGPMYNVGSGAKKLAIVPGTPENWVRRVVEVKYVFSLILRDQGTYGYEVPPELISVVAGDAVAAVNSLVTHMKFSRRVQSVR is encoded by the exons ATGACTATGGAGGACTCAGGAG atttagAAATGATGGCAACAAAGTTAGAAACTACTGATGTTTTGGTTCTCAATGATTCAGTGGCATCCATCAAAGAGGAGTTGAGCAGCATGAACATGACATTTGACGTTCTAATTGAAGATCTTCAGAAAGCAAtcgtaaaagaaaaagaaacattGGTGGCCCCGAGCAACAAAAGTTTGTGTGAAGAAG gaTCATGTTTGGATTGGAATAACTACTACAGACTTGCAGATATTTACAACTACATGGACCACCTTCAAATGTCATACCCTGACAAAGTGTCAGTTGAAACAGTTGGATTTTCTGCTGAGAACCGTCCAATCAAACTTGTTAAGATACAAACAGACACAAACACAACAAATGCTAAAGCTGTCTGGGTCGACGGAG GGGTTCATGCCAGAGAGTGGATATCTCCTGCTGCTGCCACATACATTCTCCATGAGCTACTGACAAGCTTACAAGCCAATGAATCCACATTCTCAGGCCTCAACTATTACATTCTACCGGTGATGAACCCGGATGGCTACGAGTATACCCACACCAATGACAGATTCTGGAGGAAAAACAGATCTACCAACAATGCCTCTGACTGTATTGGAACCGATCTGAACCGCAACTGGGCCTACAACTGGGGAGGTAAGGAGTCAACATCAGACCCGTGCTCTTCAAATTATCGAGGGGCTAAAGCATTTTCTGAATCAGAAACAGCCTCAGTGTCATCCTACATGTTGAACAGTACTTCTCAAATTATG GGCTATTTGAGCCTGCACAGCTACGGACAAGCAATAACGTTTCCTTGGGCTTACACCTATCACCGTCCTGCAGACTTTAGAGAACTGTACAATCTTGCTTACAACATGACCTACAACATCAGTGGAGCATCTTATAGATATGGAACTACAGCTGAATTATTTTACGTAGCATCCG GAGGATCCCAGGACTGGGCCAAGGCAACAGCCAACATCACTTATTCCTTCACCATGGAGCTCAGAGACACCGGCCAGTTCAGTTTCTCTCTTCCTGCTACCAAGATTTTGGAAACATCGAAAGATGCATTTACGGCATTTACAGTCCTCGCGCAAAAA ATAAGGGTTGTGGATAGATTAGATAATGCTGTGATTGTTGATTGTCCATTATACAATGCCCACATGGAGGCTGTGGCTGTGCTACTGGTGGGAACTCTATTCTCATGGCTCTGTGTCTACCTCTCTATGCTGTCAGCTGCTGATGTTCAAG GAAATCCAATGACATGGGACCGATATTATTCATTGGaagatatagaaaaatatatggaatatttaGCTGATAAGCACGACTTCATTTCTACCGTTGACATTGGTCAGACACATGAAGGACGATCCATCAAGGTGTTAAAGTTGGAATGGGGGTCTAGAAAAAATGCTTCTGTGCTTATAGTTGGAG GAATCCATGCAAATGAGCACATAGGGCCAGCAGCCACATTGTTCCTACTGAACCACATTCTGGAGTCCAAAATAAACAGGACTTCACAGGATTTTCAAGATGTGAACTATTACTTTATCGCAGTCGCCAACCCAGATGGGTACAAATACTCCTTTGAAACTGACAGATCTTGGAGGAAGAACAGAGAACCCATCTTATTGAAAAACAACAAGACAGTCTACGGTGTGGACTTGAACCGCAACTGGAAAACTGGTTGGAAGAGACACAAGAGACCTTGGCAACCCGACTACAGCGGTCCCCAACCTTTCTCTGCTGCCGAGACCAAAGCCTTAGCCAACTTCATACGGAAGAACATAACTAACTTAAAT ACATTTGTGACGATTCACAACTACGGCCAGTATATAATATATCCTTGGACTCATGTAACGGCGCCTATTAGAGACTATAAACACATCCGCAAGTTGGCAGAAAAAATGGCATTTGCTATCAAAGGACAAGGAGGACCGATGTATAATGTGGGTTCAGGCGCCAAAAAACTTGCTATAGTGCCAG GTACGCCAGAGAACTGGGTGCGGCGGGTGGTGGAGGTAAAGTATGTATTCTCTCTGATTCTGAGGGACCAGGGCACTTACGGCTACGAGGTCCCACCGGAGCTGATATCTGTTGTGGCAGGAGATGCTGTGGCTGCCGTTAACTCCCTTGTAACTCACATGAAGTTCTCCCGGCGAGTACAGTCTGTCAGGTAG